In Terriglobia bacterium, the genomic window GCACCGCGATCCGAAACCTGATCCGCGCCGGCGTGAGCGAAAAGGTTGCCATGCAGATATGCGGCCACAAGACCCGATCCGTGTTCGACCGTTACAACATCGTCGACGAGCGCGACTACCACGACGCAGCCCGGATGCTCGACGAGGCGGGGCCTCATTCAAAGACACATTCAAAGTCAGGCAGTTTCTAGGGGTGAAACGTGAAAGGCAAATCCTGCAAGTCCTTTGTTGTTGGTGCCGAGGGCGGGAATCGAACCCGCACGCCCCTTGCGAGGCCCAGGATTTTAAGTCCTGTGCGTCTGCCAGTTTCGCCACCCCGGCTTCCGGGCATCCATAAGGTTGCAGATATCGTCACAAAGATACACTGAAAAATCACGGGGTTGTCTCTTTTTTGCGGCGTTCAATATTGAACTCAGGGCAGTCCTTGCAAACGTCCTCCGGCAGCGGATCGATGCGCATGCCGCGATTTCGAGGCTGGCGAGAACTTCGGCGGGCTGGAGATGATCGCGGCGGCAGGCAAGAGATGGCACCTCGAAGTGGAGCGCGTCGGCTGAAGCCGGAGTGCGCGCGGGCATCTCCGCTCCTTGGTGCGGCGCGGTCGACGACTTTGCCGGGCTCTCGATCTGCTCAAGTGTGCTATTCTTGGCGCAAAATCGCCTCACTGCAATGCGTATCGACTATGGAGGTCTCTATGGTCACCATGCTGCGACGACTCGGCCGCTATTTCGTATTCATCGTCATTGTTCTGGTGCTGATAATTTACGCCGGGATTCTTTGCCCGCGGACCACCCATGAGCAGGGCGCCGCTCCGGAAACTCCGGAAAGAGCCGCGCGCATGCGCTGGTTCCGCGAAGCCAAGTTCGGGCTTTTCATTCACTGGGGGCTCTACGCCATTCCGGCGGGCGAGTGGAAGGGGCAGCCCATTGCGGGCATCGGCGAATGGATCATGAACCGGGCCAAGATCCCCGTGAAGGAGTATGAGCAGCTCGCAGCGCAGTTTAATCCGGTCAAATTCAACGCCGAGGAGTGGGTGCGGATGGCCGTCGATGCCGGGATGAAATATATTGTCATCACCAGCAAGCACCACGACGGCTTCGCCATGTACGGATCCAAGGCCAGCCCTTACAACATCGTGGATGCGACCCCATTCAAGCGCGACCCGCTCAAGGAACTGGCCGCAGCGTGCGCCCGCCACAAGATCCGCCTCGGGTTCTATTATTCGCAGGCGCAGGACTGGCACGAGCCCAACGGCGCCGGCAACACATGGGATTTCGGGCCGGACGAGAAAAAGGACTTCGACCAGTACCTGCGCGCCAAAGCCGAATTGCAAGTGCGCGAACTGCTGACCAATTACGGGCCGGTCTGCCTGATCTGGTTCGACACCCCCCGGATGATGACGGCGGAACGCTCCCAGCGATTCATCGATTTGCTCCGCCAGCTCCAGCCGGCCTGCCTGATCGACGGACGCCTGGGCTCGGCCGGGGATTACCGTTCGATGGGAGATAACAGCATCCCCACCTCTGTTCTGAAGGAAGATTGGGAGGTGCCGGCGACCCTGAATCACACCTGGGGCTTCAAGAAGGACGACACCGACTGGAAGCCGCCCTCGGAACTGGTCTTCAAGCTGGTCGACATCGTGAGCAAAGGAGGGAACTACCTGCTCAACGTGGGACCGACCGCGGAGGGGATCATTCCCCAGGCCAGCCAGGACAACCTGCGGGCCGTGGGCCGGTGGCTCAAGGTGAACGGCGAGGCGATCTACGGCGCCGGCGCGACACCCTTCGGCGCCGAGCTGGGCGCCTTGAGCGACACCGAGCAGGACAAAAAGGGCAAGCCGGTCTTCAAGGCGCGCGAGGATTGGCGCTGCACGACCAAGCCGGGCAAGCTCTTCATCCACTTCTTCAAGTGGCCGGGCGAGACGTTTGAGCTGGCCGGGATCAAGGACGAGGTCGCGCGCGCCTATCTGCTGGCGGATCCGGGGCACAAGCGCCTGACGGTAAAGAAAAACGGCGACACCCTGACCGTCAGCCTGCCCGCGAAGGCGCCCGCAGAATACGATTCGGTGCTTTGCCTGGAGATGAAAACCGGCGGGGCTGCTCGCTGATGCCCGGTGGCTGCGTGGGGTTAGTTGTGCAGCCCTGGCAGGCTCAGAGGTTACGGCGAGCAATTGATAGTCACAAGACTCGCTGGGGCGATCGCAATTCCCTTTGGCCAGAATTGCCATGGGATGGAGTGCCGCGCCTTCGGCGCTCAATTGGGTGCGGCGCCTATTCCCGGCCTTACGGCCGGGC contains:
- a CDS encoding alpha-L-fucosidase, which produces MLRRLGRYFVFIVIVLVLIIYAGILCPRTTHEQGAAPETPERAARMRWFREAKFGLFIHWGLYAIPAGEWKGQPIAGIGEWIMNRAKIPVKEYEQLAAQFNPVKFNAEEWVRMAVDAGMKYIVITSKHHDGFAMYGSKASPYNIVDATPFKRDPLKELAAACARHKIRLGFYYSQAQDWHEPNGAGNTWDFGPDEKKDFDQYLRAKAELQVRELLTNYGPVCLIWFDTPRMMTAERSQRFIDLLRQLQPACLIDGRLGSAGDYRSMGDNSIPTSVLKEDWEVPATLNHTWGFKKDDTDWKPPSELVFKLVDIVSKGGNYLLNVGPTAEGIIPQASQDNLRAVGRWLKVNGEAIYGAGATPFGAELGALSDTEQDKKGKPVFKAREDWRCTTKPGKLFIHFFKWPGETFELAGIKDEVARAYLLADPGHKRLTVKKNGDTLTVSLPAKAPAEYDSVLCLEMKTGGAAR